Proteins encoded in a region of the Shewanella polaris genome:
- the frr gene encoding ribosome recycling factor translates to MLDAQERMGKCVDSTKNQMAKVRTGRAHPSLLDSIQVACYGTMSPLKQVANVGVEDSRTLTVNVFDRTMVQAVEKAIMSSDLGLNPMTAGATLRIPLPSLTEERRKDFIKVVRNEAENGRIAIRNVRRDVISEVKKLEKAKECTEDDVRRSEDEVQKYTDSSIKSIDQILIAKEKELMEV, encoded by the coding sequence ATGTTGGATGCGCAAGAGCGCATGGGTAAATGTGTTGACTCGACTAAAAACCAAATGGCGAAAGTTCGCACTGGTCGTGCTCATCCAAGTTTATTAGATTCTATTCAAGTTGCTTGTTACGGTACTATGTCACCGCTTAAGCAAGTGGCAAACGTTGGTGTTGAAGATTCTCGTACACTTACTGTAAACGTGTTTGATAGAACTATGGTTCAAGCGGTAGAAAAGGCCATCATGAGTTCTGATCTTGGCTTAAACCCTATGACTGCTGGCGCGACATTGCGTATTCCGTTACCTTCGTTAACTGAAGAGCGTCGTAAGGACTTTATTAAAGTCGTTCGTAATGAAGCAGAAAACGGTCGTATTGCCATTCGTAACGTTCGTCGTGATGTTATCAGCGAAGTTAAGAAGCTTGAAAAAGCCAAAGAATGTACTGAAGATGATGTACGTCGTAGTGAAGATGAAGTACAAAAGTACACTGATTCATCTATCAAGAGTATCGATCAAATTCTCATTGCAAAAGAAAAAGAGTTGATGGAAGTATAA
- the pyrH gene encoding UMP kinase: protein MSTNPKPAFRRILLKLSGEALMGQEGFGIDAKVLDRMAQEVKELVELGIQVGVVIGGGNLFRGEGLAKAGMNRVVGDHMGMLATVMNGLAMRDALHRAYVNARLMSAIPLKGVCDDYNWAEAISLLKSGRVVIFAAGTGNPFCTTDSAACLRGIEIEAEVVLKGTKVDGVYSADPMKDPEAVKYDTLTYAEVLESELKVMDLAAFTMARDHNIPILVFNMNKPGALRRVIMGEEEGTIISSKQPA from the coding sequence ATGAGTACCAATCCAAAACCAGCGTTTAGACGTATTCTGCTTAAATTAAGCGGTGAAGCATTAATGGGTCAAGAAGGCTTCGGCATTGACGCAAAAGTACTTGATCGTATGGCACAAGAAGTAAAAGAGCTTGTTGAACTCGGTATTCAAGTTGGTGTGGTCATTGGTGGTGGTAATCTGTTCCGTGGTGAAGGCTTAGCAAAAGCAGGCATGAACCGCGTGGTGGGCGATCACATGGGTATGTTAGCAACCGTAATGAATGGCTTAGCCATGCGTGATGCCTTACACCGAGCATATGTTAATGCTCGTCTAATGTCAGCTATACCGCTTAAAGGCGTGTGTGACGACTATAATTGGGCTGAAGCAATTAGCTTATTGAAATCTGGCCGTGTAGTCATTTTTGCTGCGGGTACGGGTAATCCTTTTTGCACAACCGATTCTGCAGCTTGTTTGCGCGGTATCGAAATTGAAGCTGAAGTGGTATTAAAAGGCACCAAAGTAGACGGCGTCTATTCTGCTGACCCAATGAAAGACCCTGAAGCTGTTAAATATGACACGCTAACCTATGCAGAAGTCCTTGAATCAGAATTAAAAGTAATGGACCTTGCTGCATTTACCATGGCGCGTGATCATAATATACCTATCCTTGTGTTCAATATGAACAAACCTGGTGCACTTCGTCGTGTAATCATGGGTGAGGAAGAAGGTACGATTATTAGCAGTAAACAACCTGCTTAA